A single window of Echinimonas agarilytica DNA harbors:
- a CDS encoding methyl-accepting chemotaxis protein yields the protein MKFLNQINIKTRIVVLALLPIFVIGFLTLNQYRKANIELDRIEQLNTVMDLSRQAGLLMDAIQDERDLSNGFLAKESNIGGPIGEEFGSTGNDFKAPLVEQRRAVDQQIRAFEQYVQAREQDYQVLPTVQAALTQLNRNLDNMINVRDKIDRYMMRDGNTWTLVVYDNTSDQFFRLFEAIVRIASSDPELSLMSNAYMALVTLGERYSVERGVVARASFMKGLDYNIYARVKTTRQEIDNTVSRFNAFAGRQMVESFRQQHLESATNRSVFEDWKIYRSSAGKKLPFEALTWYPRSTANIDSLNRFKNNYADQIIVKSSELEAQAKSAVMLSLVMFFGVCIAIGTVSYFMIVSILRPLKKLVNELSHIAQHKDLSYNVSVVGNDELSDVARAADSLLASFKVALTGVLEVEVKMKDLTSQVLESMNISQQRTENQNRTTDGVSVAMNEMTASVSEVSVSAQSTSDAVQRLYQMSVSSSESANTSKEIMEQLTSDVSEATSMVESVNEESNSIGAVINVIQGIAEQTNLLALNAAIEAARAGEQGRGFAVVADEVRGLASRTQESTSHIQQQIESLQKRANQVTSTMDKLKSQGNQAVEVVVEALDSFAVFQKELDMISQMSTQIATAAEEQTLTSSDINRQVHEIKLDSDEMTVHTQATQKASHELAQSAEVLDSHVAEFKVAH from the coding sequence ATGAAATTTCTCAACCAGATCAACATCAAAACACGTATCGTTGTCCTTGCTCTACTGCCTATTTTTGTTATCGGGTTTCTCACCCTTAATCAATACCGTAAAGCCAATATCGAGCTGGACCGGATTGAGCAATTAAATACTGTCATGGATTTGTCGCGGCAAGCTGGATTGTTGATGGATGCAATTCAAGATGAACGAGACTTGTCGAATGGATTTCTCGCAAAAGAAAGCAATATTGGCGGCCCCATCGGCGAAGAGTTTGGCAGCACAGGAAATGACTTTAAGGCACCTTTAGTGGAACAGCGCCGAGCGGTGGACCAGCAGATCCGAGCATTTGAGCAATATGTTCAAGCGCGAGAACAAGATTACCAAGTGTTGCCAACGGTGCAAGCCGCACTCACTCAATTGAATCGCAACTTGGACAACATGATCAATGTACGAGACAAGATTGATCGGTATATGATGCGTGACGGCAATACCTGGACCTTGGTTGTTTATGACAACACATCTGATCAATTTTTCAGGTTGTTTGAGGCCATTGTGCGTATTGCATCGAGTGATCCTGAACTATCGCTAATGAGCAATGCTTACATGGCATTGGTTACCCTCGGTGAGCGTTATTCGGTAGAGCGTGGTGTGGTTGCTCGCGCTAGTTTCATGAAAGGGCTGGATTACAATATCTATGCTCGGGTGAAAACAACACGGCAAGAAATCGACAACACGGTGAGTCGCTTCAATGCCTTTGCGGGTAGGCAGATGGTTGAGAGCTTTCGCCAACAGCACCTCGAATCCGCCACTAACCGTAGCGTATTTGAAGATTGGAAAATCTACCGCAGTTCAGCGGGCAAAAAACTGCCGTTTGAAGCCTTAACATGGTATCCGCGCTCGACAGCGAATATTGATTCACTGAATCGATTTAAAAACAATTACGCTGACCAAATCATTGTGAAGTCGAGTGAGCTTGAGGCGCAAGCAAAGTCGGCCGTGATGTTGAGTCTAGTGATGTTCTTTGGCGTGTGTATCGCGATAGGAACTGTGTCTTACTTTATGATTGTCTCGATTCTTCGTCCGCTCAAAAAACTGGTGAATGAACTGTCACATATCGCTCAGCACAAAGACTTGTCGTATAACGTCAGCGTAGTCGGTAACGATGAGCTGTCGGACGTTGCACGAGCGGCTGATAGTTTGTTGGCCAGCTTTAAAGTTGCATTGACCGGAGTGCTTGAAGTGGAGGTAAAAATGAAAGACTTAACCTCTCAAGTACTTGAGTCGATGAACATCAGTCAACAGCGCACGGAAAACCAAAATCGAACCACTGATGGGGTTTCGGTTGCGATGAACGAGATGACCGCTTCAGTGAGTGAAGTATCAGTCAGTGCACAATCCACCTCAGATGCTGTTCAACGGCTCTATCAAATGTCGGTGAGTAGCTCTGAAAGTGCGAATACCAGCAAAGAGATCATGGAACAGTTAACCTCGGACGTCAGCGAGGCCACATCTATGGTTGAAAGTGTGAATGAGGAAAGTAATTCCATTGGCGCGGTGATCAACGTGATTCAAGGGATTGCTGAGCAAACCAACTTGTTGGCGCTCAATGCTGCTATCGAAGCCGCTCGAGCCGGAGAACAAGGGCGGGGATTTGCCGTTGTGGCCGACGAAGTCAGAGGGCTTGCCAGTCGAACGCAAGAGTCAACCAGCCATATTCAACAGCAAATTGAGTCGCTGCAAAAGCGAGCGAACCAGGTGACATCTACCATGGATAAGCTCAAATCTCAGGGTAATCAGGCAGTCGAAGTCGTGGTTGAGGCGCTCGACTCCTTCGCCGTGTTTCAAAAGGAATTGGATATGATTTCTCAGATGTCGACTCAGATTGCCACGGCTGCCGAGGAGCAAACATTGACGTCGAGCGATATCAATCGTCAGGTGCATGAAATCAAGCTCGACTCGGATGAAATGACCGTACACACTCAAGCTACCCAAAAAGCTAGCCATGAACTTGCGCAGTCCGCGGAGGTGCTTGATTCGCACGTGGCTGAATTCAAAGTAGCGCATTAA
- a CDS encoding mandelate racemase/muconate lactonizing enzyme family protein: protein MKINCIKTHHIRCQLSEPFGFSQWSYSQRNVLLVEVISTDGVSGWGECYGPADVIQGAVEKFYAPRIIGMDALSTDQVWHHMWRSSLDFARSGVMMAAMSGIDMAMWDLKGKLNNQSVSQLMGGACRDRVPCYATGMYFQDLPEDELLTQLVEEAVTYSKQGFKAMKIKVGKNPDFDEKLIIAMRKALPSTILAADSNHAYDLPEAIRIGRVLDEQGYKWFEEPLSPEHPALFRQLQDKIDLPVATGECEQTRYGFSKLIAAGGVQLVQADLAYCGGPSEALKIRTIASASGLNMIPHVWGTQLNLAAATHFLATAYSEPGRAESKPLYLEYDRTENPLRDEIYKVNVDVINGEAIVPTAPGLGVEIDLKALAQFTVCATETK, encoded by the coding sequence ATGAAAATAAATTGCATTAAAACTCACCATATTAGATGCCAGCTCAGTGAGCCGTTTGGTTTTTCTCAGTGGTCTTATTCGCAACGCAATGTATTGCTTGTTGAAGTTATTTCCACCGACGGCGTAAGCGGCTGGGGCGAATGCTATGGGCCTGCCGATGTGATTCAGGGCGCAGTTGAAAAGTTCTACGCGCCAAGAATTATTGGGATGGATGCCCTTTCTACTGACCAAGTTTGGCACCACATGTGGCGCTCATCATTAGATTTTGCTCGTTCAGGTGTGATGATGGCAGCGATGTCTGGCATCGACATGGCAATGTGGGACTTGAAAGGCAAGCTCAACAACCAAAGTGTTAGCCAGTTAATGGGTGGCGCATGTCGAGATCGAGTGCCGTGCTACGCCACTGGAATGTATTTCCAAGATCTACCTGAAGATGAATTGCTCACCCAATTAGTTGAAGAAGCGGTGACGTATTCCAAGCAAGGCTTTAAGGCAATGAAAATCAAAGTGGGAAAGAACCCTGATTTTGATGAGAAGTTGATTATTGCCATGCGTAAAGCGTTGCCAAGCACCATTTTGGCCGCCGACTCCAACCATGCGTATGACTTGCCTGAAGCCATTCGTATTGGCCGAGTGCTTGATGAACAAGGTTATAAATGGTTTGAAGAGCCGCTTTCACCTGAGCATCCTGCACTGTTCCGCCAGCTTCAAGACAAGATTGATTTGCCGGTTGCTACGGGTGAGTGTGAACAAACACGCTATGGCTTTAGCAAGTTAATTGCTGCAGGTGGTGTGCAATTGGTTCAGGCCGACTTAGCCTATTGTGGCGGCCCTAGCGAAGCATTGAAGATTCGTACCATTGCTTCAGCAAGCGGTTTGAACATGATTCCTCACGTGTGGGGAACACAACTAAATCTCGCAGCAGCGACTCATTTCTTAGCCACCGCATATTCAGAGCCTGGCCGAGCCGAATCTAAGCCCCTATACCTTGAGTACGATCGGACAGAAAACCCGCTCCGAGACGAAATTTATAAAGTGAATGTAGACGTGATTAATGGCGAGGCAATTGTGCCTACTGCACCTGGCTTAGGTGTGGAGATTGATCTGAAAGCATTGGCTCAATTCACAGTTTGTGCAACGGAAACAAAATGA
- a CDS encoding aldehyde dehydrogenase family protein, whose translation MNQKQYNMLINGELVSASSTFSVVNPDNENVLASVPQVEASQVELALNSAHSSFDVWAATSLAKRTELMLEYATVLEQHKDEIVDILISETGKPLDNAEYDFGMLTTCLRYFVEEAKRIEQPVIIDPDGRFHHYVQRQPLGVVVGFLAWNFPLLNFGYKLAPALAAGCTSIIKPSQVTPLATLRCAELALKVGFPAGVINVITSNDYDVTNPLLTSAIPSLFTMIGSTNSGIKAMQTACTSIKHFSVELGGNAPVVVYDDADVKKAAQNIIDLKFANSGQVCVSPNRCFVHESVYQEFLAQAKAHAEGLVLGAGRKEGRLMGPVINEKERTRILGLINGAIAGGAKAELGGAVPAELTQGFYLEPTILSGVSLDMGVAREEIFGPVLPVIPYSDKDDVIALANDCEFGLAAYVYTTNLQRGMRAANEIQAGSVCVNEVHYAVQLPHGGLKQSGVGKDCSRYSLEEYLTNKRVSILVND comes from the coding sequence ATGAACCAGAAACAATACAACATGTTGATTAACGGCGAGCTTGTAAGCGCGTCATCAACCTTCTCGGTTGTGAATCCAGACAACGAAAATGTACTTGCATCCGTGCCTCAAGTTGAAGCATCCCAAGTTGAACTGGCATTGAATAGCGCGCATTCAAGTTTTGATGTGTGGGCAGCAACGTCGCTGGCAAAACGCACCGAGTTAATGTTGGAGTACGCCACTGTACTTGAACAACACAAAGATGAAATTGTCGACATTCTGATCAGCGAAACGGGTAAGCCACTCGACAATGCTGAATACGATTTTGGTATGCTCACCACATGCCTTCGCTACTTTGTAGAAGAAGCCAAGCGCATTGAACAACCTGTGATCATTGACCCTGATGGCCGTTTCCATCATTACGTTCAGCGCCAGCCGCTCGGTGTGGTCGTTGGGTTCCTCGCCTGGAACTTCCCATTACTCAACTTTGGATACAAGTTGGCACCTGCATTGGCTGCCGGCTGTACCAGCATCATCAAACCTTCTCAGGTGACTCCGTTAGCCACACTTCGTTGTGCCGAGCTTGCGCTGAAAGTAGGGTTCCCTGCGGGCGTTATCAACGTGATTACCAGTAACGATTACGACGTCACGAATCCGTTGTTGACCAGCGCAATTCCATCCCTGTTTACCATGATTGGCTCAACCAACTCTGGAATCAAAGCGATGCAAACCGCATGTACTTCAATTAAGCACTTTTCGGTTGAGTTAGGCGGCAATGCGCCAGTTGTTGTGTATGACGATGCAGATGTCAAAAAGGCAGCTCAGAACATTATTGATCTGAAATTCGCTAACAGCGGCCAAGTGTGTGTGTCGCCAAACCGCTGCTTTGTACACGAGTCTGTTTACCAAGAATTTTTGGCACAAGCGAAAGCCCATGCCGAAGGCTTGGTGTTGGGTGCAGGTCGCAAAGAAGGTCGATTGATGGGGCCTGTGATTAACGAAAAAGAACGCACGCGTATTCTTGGTTTGATTAATGGAGCCATTGCCGGTGGCGCAAAAGCCGAACTTGGCGGCGCTGTTCCTGCAGAATTAACGCAAGGTTTTTATCTTGAACCAACGATTTTATCGGGCGTATCTCTGGACATGGGCGTTGCTCGTGAAGAGATCTTCGGCCCAGTTTTACCGGTCATTCCATACAGCGATAAAGACGATGTCATTGCGCTTGCGAATGACTGTGAATTTGGTTTGGCGGCTTACGTATACACCACTAATTTGCAGCGTGGCATGCGGGCGGCAAACGAAATTCAAGCCGGTAGCGTTTGTGTCAACGAAGTTCACTATGCCGTTCAGTTACCTCACGGTGGCTTGAAGCAAAGTGGTGTTGGCAAAGACTGTTCGCGCTACAGCTTGGAAGAGTACCTGACGAACAAGCGCGTTTCCATTTTGGTGAACGACTGA
- a CDS encoding TonB-dependent receptor translates to MDCNFNLSAISIAIVASLMSSSIYAQEVEAPKETDTGDIEVIEVRGLKGSLAKSINNKRFSDKISDSVFAEDVGKSTDQNIADALSRITGVTVQEEGGEGTRISVRGTGPSLNQVSMNGVALTGGFSTDGSDAAATNDNSVDLSSFSSDILASIDVVKTASAEQDEGSLGANIVLRTVKPLDLSKPRRAFTVEGRHNEFADDNDYRINGTFSDKFFDEKLGFIITASKDRQNTRQDRINTDWADGAIPIADLEAGSGRTAHDIATGQPIRVQGYQRDDEGNIMYDDSGNKLLVPLDSLQNYDPATQKLHEGDLFVLAREIVDFGMNTDERERMSISTGIQYRPNDDLDIQLDLTRTEQDILTDNHTLRLNMSPVTPLIHAGDDNTALNGVDLSSNTLAKSSSRSTTGNFVRSYGLREVDTNVASLDINYNISDYFKVNLRAGYSNTTDETPDDNEDDRFMSVNTATWGTAGREIVESMKHDQFEMIGYDCTKGSDCSYATGITPAVFDAYDGTANAIYSRFNPYDYQHNHLGGLTLRKNELEDTNKSLFLDFQYDFDFDYITSIEFGGKWSKRNKEVSIQNRATTNGSDLIDLEDPDAEFEVRGLGTIRVADILSGDAFPYDNYAEDIQSDRSTKFFGGWPMLDGEKALSLIAGKDSSELGIRETITGSREIETETQAAYFKTNFELADGRLTGNVGVRYVKDKTTASGVGGITYVRYPQMLDPYNLLVERGLANMNQAPCPDAVMGQNPTGDFDHRYTPENEADLQNCHAWQITHGYNRSNDATIPFDSATGNWLIPGADGQVGPDVNRLVWTDANGNITQNNPLPSMIYDQNGNLVPTSANAWAHFGSGGHIWPFLDRTTSFTGPQGDGREVQDRIAWVTNKGEHETWLPSLNLNYAISDEMIGRFAVTRTMTRPRFDSLNPRTQIFEQQWDAARGSAGNAKLKPLKSNNIDLSYEWYFSESGLISAALFYKNMKDFEETVIVPFHYEDRRTEYDLVDADLLLPFDENRTPGDADDCMPMRQVAGFFDQWDIQCDVANMTTVTNGKGADIKGIELAYTQDYDFLPGMWSGLGLSVNYTYQESESDKQEIGDTGVFLKPLPQAYTPENSVNTTLFWEKDGIQLRLASRFTDDVLVNRGLIGGATWQEQNHRLDFSSSYPINDNFSITFQALNITDETFRTYYTSSFTRNAFEPNSQEVVMDEGSPLENGNVTTSRTASVWKTGRQYRLGLRATF, encoded by the coding sequence ATGGATTGTAACTTTAATTTATCAGCAATATCTATTGCGATAGTTGCATCGCTAATGTCTTCGTCCATATATGCCCAAGAAGTTGAGGCACCAAAGGAAACCGACACTGGCGATATCGAAGTTATTGAAGTTCGTGGCCTGAAAGGAAGTCTGGCCAAATCGATCAACAATAAGCGTTTTTCAGACAAAATTTCTGATTCAGTATTTGCCGAAGATGTAGGTAAATCAACAGACCAGAACATTGCTGACGCATTGTCTCGTATTACAGGTGTGACTGTCCAAGAAGAAGGAGGTGAGGGAACTCGCATCTCTGTTCGTGGTACAGGCCCATCACTTAACCAAGTTTCAATGAATGGCGTTGCTTTAACTGGCGGATTCAGCACAGATGGTTCCGATGCCGCGGCAACCAACGACAACAGTGTTGATTTAAGCTCATTCTCTTCCGACATTCTTGCATCGATCGACGTGGTTAAAACTGCATCGGCAGAGCAAGACGAAGGTTCACTTGGCGCCAATATCGTGTTGCGCACGGTGAAACCGCTCGATTTAAGTAAGCCTCGCCGTGCTTTTACGGTTGAAGGTCGTCACAACGAGTTTGCTGATGACAATGATTACCGCATTAACGGAACGTTCTCAGACAAATTTTTTGATGAAAAACTCGGTTTCATCATTACTGCATCGAAAGACCGACAAAACACGCGTCAAGATCGCATCAATACCGACTGGGCCGACGGTGCCATTCCTATTGCAGACTTAGAGGCAGGCAGTGGCCGTACGGCGCATGATATTGCAACCGGTCAGCCGATTCGGGTTCAAGGTTATCAGCGCGATGACGAAGGTAATATCATGTACGACGACAGCGGTAATAAACTGCTGGTCCCGCTTGATAGCTTGCAAAACTATGACCCTGCAACGCAAAAGTTACACGAAGGTGATTTGTTTGTTTTAGCGCGCGAAATCGTAGATTTTGGTATGAACACGGATGAACGTGAGCGCATGTCCATTTCGACTGGCATTCAATATCGTCCGAATGACGATTTAGATATTCAGCTTGATTTAACCCGCACAGAACAAGACATTTTAACTGACAACCACACATTGCGCCTGAACATGTCACCGGTAACGCCGTTAATACATGCAGGGGATGACAACACCGCTCTAAATGGTGTGGACTTGTCGAGCAACACCTTGGCTAAATCCAGCAGCCGTTCAACCACGGGTAACTTCGTTCGCTCGTACGGTTTACGTGAAGTGGACACCAATGTTGCGTCATTAGATATCAACTACAACATTTCTGACTACTTCAAAGTTAACTTACGCGCTGGTTACTCGAATACTACAGATGAAACGCCAGACGACAACGAAGATGATCGTTTTATGTCGGTCAATACCGCCACGTGGGGAACTGCTGGACGTGAAATTGTAGAAAGCATGAAGCATGACCAGTTTGAAATGATCGGTTATGACTGTACGAAGGGCTCAGATTGTTCATATGCAACTGGCATCACGCCAGCTGTATTTGATGCCTATGACGGTACAGCCAATGCCATCTATAGCCGTTTCAATCCATATGACTATCAGCACAATCACTTAGGTGGCTTAACGCTGCGTAAAAATGAGCTGGAAGATACCAATAAGTCGTTGTTCCTCGACTTCCAGTATGACTTTGACTTTGATTACATCACGTCAATCGAATTTGGTGGAAAGTGGTCTAAACGTAATAAAGAAGTGTCGATTCAAAACCGTGCAACAACTAATGGTTCTGACCTCATTGATTTAGAAGATCCAGATGCTGAGTTTGAAGTACGTGGTTTGGGTACGATTCGTGTTGCCGATATCTTATCTGGTGATGCATTCCCTTACGACAACTATGCCGAAGACATTCAAAGCGACCGTAGTACCAAGTTCTTTGGTGGCTGGCCTATGTTGGATGGCGAAAAAGCCTTAAGCTTGATTGCAGGTAAAGACTCCAGTGAGCTGGGTATTCGCGAAACCATTACCGGTAGTCGTGAAATCGAGACAGAAACACAAGCCGCATACTTTAAAACCAACTTCGAACTCGCCGATGGTCGTTTAACTGGTAACGTTGGTGTGCGTTATGTGAAAGACAAAACCACAGCCTCAGGTGTGGGCGGAATCACTTATGTCCGTTACCCGCAGATGTTGGACCCATACAACCTGCTGGTGGAGCGTGGTTTGGCGAATATGAACCAGGCGCCTTGCCCTGACGCTGTGATGGGACAAAACCCAACAGGTGATTTCGACCATCGTTATACGCCTGAAAACGAAGCTGATTTGCAGAACTGTCACGCTTGGCAGATCACGCATGGTTACAACCGTTCAAACGATGCAACGATTCCATTTGATAGTGCAACAGGTAACTGGCTAATCCCAGGCGCTGACGGCCAAGTGGGGCCAGACGTCAACCGTTTGGTTTGGACTGACGCGAACGGCAATATTACTCAAAACAATCCTTTGCCATCGATGATTTATGACCAAAATGGCAACTTGGTACCAACCTCTGCAAATGCATGGGCGCACTTTGGTAGCGGTGGACATATCTGGCCATTCTTAGATCGCACTACATCTTTCACTGGCCCGCAGGGCGATGGCCGTGAAGTTCAAGACCGTATTGCTTGGGTGACGAACAAAGGTGAGCACGAAACTTGGTTGCCAAGCTTGAACTTAAACTATGCCATCAGCGATGAAATGATTGGTCGTTTCGCAGTGACTCGCACCATGACACGCCCACGTTTCGATTCGTTGAATCCACGCACTCAAATCTTCGAGCAGCAATGGGATGCAGCACGTGGTTCTGCGGGCAATGCGAAACTTAAGCCTCTGAAATCAAACAATATTGATCTTTCATACGAATGGTATTTCAGTGAGTCAGGTTTAATCTCTGCTGCCTTGTTCTACAAGAACATGAAAGACTTTGAAGAAACGGTCATTGTTCCGTTCCACTACGAGGATCGTCGCACAGAATATGACTTAGTTGATGCCGATTTATTGTTGCCGTTTGATGAGAACCGTACGCCAGGCGATGCCGACGATTGTATGCCGATGCGCCAAGTGGCTGGTTTCTTTGACCAATGGGATATTCAGTGTGACGTTGCCAACATGACCACTGTAACCAATGGTAAAGGCGCTGACATTAAGGGGATTGAATTAGCCTATACACAAGACTATGACTTCTTACCGGGTATGTGGTCTGGTTTGGGCTTGAGCGTGAACTATACCTATCAAGAATCAGAATCTGATAAGCAAGAAATTGGCGATACAGGTGTTTTCTTGAAGCCTTTACCACAGGCTTATACGCCTGAAAACTCGGTCAATACAACCTTGTTCTGGGAGAAGGATGGTATTCAACTTCGCCTCGCAAGTCGCTTTACAGATGATGTACTGGTTAACCGTGGTTTAATCGGTGGAGCAACATGGCAAGAACAAAACCATCGTTTAGATTTCAGCTCTAGTTATCCGATTAACGACAACTTCAGCATTACTTTCCAAGCACTAAACATAACGGACGAAACGTTCCGAACTTACTACACCAGTTCGTTCACCCGAAATGCGTTCGAGCCTAACTCTCAAGAAGTGGTTATGGATGAAGGTAGTCCGCTTGAGAATGGCAACGTTACGACTTCACGTACTGCGTCTGTTTGGAAAACTGGCCGCCAATACCGTTTAGGTCTGCGCGCCACATTTTAA
- a CDS encoding Ig-like domain-containing protein — MKDNLLVKLAVASAVLGGLTACGGGTDKGYDSEFRSKDQITFETDAINVSLDEQSGVQMIDLLEGAVAGGKPLSEHTGRINVSQMEFVAEDNFVTPQGPSNTIPSHTISPFTQSEDTRYLVVDTEAFAEALRKCDMTDLRGGTDDDGNAAPDGNADFPSQAVYAITYSINNGVSLPAGEALPQRTLNLVMNAIDDPVTSVNIAPLELPAGGQATIVAETVPSYACNAELTYSSADVAIATVDADGLVTGTGTGMTAVTATSVDNPEASAAGEVTVTTAFSLAIANDDLDDLGVPTGTKEIPACVAAGIDVQPFALNHELTGMYGYDWTLTDEVDFAAGLQAANGFGEYLALHTPAQIGAVNSLQVSLVSGDTGATPISEVAPKTVDVTVVNNQMCDPGVSEHPSGFNIDFDLDFVGAAYKGNGTYAASTEKVSDSAASVQITAGTGLADDGVTPLVNASQQVWNKQRNWYSATYGLGAASVASTYRYSVWVKLEQVPVETVTLRHLVVAWNYEGIPPDASGFPGRYGEAGSFTAELEPTTEWQYVEFVNDRTGEKEWSIPPSWNVVTDVFTIWEVTGMPQGDSILLDDYAVVTIEN; from the coding sequence ATGAAAGATAACTTACTGGTAAAATTAGCAGTTGCGAGCGCAGTTTTAGGTGGACTTACCGCATGTGGCGGTGGCACTGACAAAGGCTACGACTCAGAATTTAGAAGTAAAGATCAGATCACATTCGAAACCGATGCAATCAACGTGTCGTTGGATGAGCAAAGCGGCGTTCAAATGATTGATTTGCTTGAAGGGGCTGTAGCGGGCGGCAAGCCGCTGTCAGAACATACTGGACGCATTAATGTAAGTCAGATGGAGTTTGTTGCTGAAGATAACTTTGTCACACCTCAAGGCCCGTCGAATACGATTCCTTCGCACACTATTTCACCGTTTACGCAGTCAGAAGATACGCGTTATTTAGTGGTCGATACCGAAGCATTCGCTGAGGCATTGCGCAAGTGTGATATGACAGACTTACGCGGTGGTACAGATGATGATGGGAATGCTGCACCGGATGGAAACGCAGATTTCCCATCTCAGGCTGTCTACGCAATTACCTACTCAATCAACAATGGTGTCAGCCTCCCAGCAGGAGAAGCGTTGCCACAACGCACATTAAATCTCGTTATGAACGCGATTGACGATCCAGTCACGAGCGTAAATATTGCGCCGCTGGAATTGCCCGCGGGTGGCCAGGCAACAATTGTTGCTGAAACGGTACCAAGTTATGCGTGTAATGCAGAACTGACTTACAGCTCCGCAGATGTCGCTATTGCAACCGTCGACGCTGATGGACTTGTGACGGGCACAGGTACTGGCATGACAGCTGTGACCGCAACAAGTGTTGATAACCCTGAAGCCAGCGCTGCGGGGGAAGTGACAGTCACCACGGCATTTAGTTTGGCCATTGCCAATGACGACCTCGATGATCTTGGCGTGCCCACGGGCACCAAAGAAATTCCAGCTTGTGTTGCTGCTGGTATAGATGTTCAGCCATTCGCACTGAACCATGAGCTGACCGGCATGTACGGGTATGACTGGACGTTGACGGATGAAGTGGATTTTGCAGCAGGTCTACAAGCTGCAAATGGGTTTGGTGAGTATTTGGCGCTTCATACGCCAGCTCAAATCGGAGCGGTGAACTCATTGCAAGTCTCACTTGTTTCAGGTGATACAGGTGCAACCCCGATTAGCGAAGTTGCTCCTAAAACAGTGGATGTCACAGTGGTCAACAACCAAATGTGCGATCCAGGTGTGTCAGAGCACCCTTCTGGTTTTAACATTGATTTCGATCTTGATTTTGTAGGTGCTGCCTATAAGGGCAACGGTACTTATGCGGCTTCAACTGAAAAAGTTTCAGATTCCGCGGCCTCTGTACAGATTACCGCAGGCACTGGATTAGCCGATGACGGTGTGACGCCATTGGTGAATGCCTCGCAACAGGTTTGGAATAAACAACGTAACTGGTACAGCGCGACGTATGGTCTAGGAGCTGCGTCTGTTGCCAGTACTTATCGTTATTCAGTGTGGGTAAAACTGGAACAAGTTCCTGTTGAGACTGTTACGTTGCGCCATTTGGTTGTTGCATGGAACTACGAAGGCATCCCACCAGATGCGTCTGGCTTCCCTGGACGTTATGGAGAAGCTGGTAGCTTTACTGCTGAGCTTGAACCGACCACTGAGTGGCAGTACGTTGAGTTTGTCAATGACAGAACTGGTGAGAAAGAGTGGTCGATTCCGCCGTCTTGGAATGTTGTGACTGACGTGTTCACTATTTGGGAAGTGACAGGTATGCCGCAAGGCGATTCAATTCTCCTTGATGACTACGCTGTAGTTACCATCGAAAACTAA